The stretch of DNA ATCGCAAGACCAATAACGGATCATGCCTATGTCACCGCTATTTTCATCGACTTCTTTGAATGTGACATTAGCAAACGTGCTCAGTTTATCCAAAGAGTCTCTAATCATGTTGATATATGCATGATTTTCAGTAAAAGCTTCGAATGTATTCTCCCCTCGGATAAAAGTGGTATTTGAAAAACTCCATGTATATGTGCTTCCCCCCTCCTTGGGCACCGGATATCTACCGTTTAAAATATAATCTATACTTTCATTACCACTTCGAGGAATATCAACCAGATTTAATTGGGACATAATGACACCTTTTTAGAGTAAGAGTAAGCGACCATATTCCTTTAATTAACAAAATGTTCAGTGATACTTGTCAAACATTCGGTGATGATTTTGAAGTATTTCCGTGGCTTCATCTCAGCCTTTGAGGTGGTAGTATGGATGATGGATGGTTGACCGTTATACGAGTCATGATTGAAAGGCAAGTTGCACGTCATCAGCAAGCAATATAAGCCAGCATAACCTGGGACAGCATCTGACAAGACTGAGTAGAATTTCCAACTGCATGTCACTTAAACATGCAGTTGGACCAAAATTAGCTTATTTAGTAATAAAGTTAACGCCCTGACTTAACGCTACATCACAGGCTTTAGATTTAACCTTTTCCCCTAAAGCCGAACTACCGAGAGTATTGAGGTCAAGTACCTTATCGTTCTTAAGTTTAAGCAAACCTTGTAAGCCATCCTGATAATCTTTTTGCTAACTGGCTTTACTGTCATTCAGGCCCAGCTTTTCTTTCAGTTTATTTTTGATATTTTCAGGATCGGTCGCTTCGGTTATTTTTCTCTTTACGCAATATTCCATCACTCCGGCAGTGTTACTCATGGTTTTCGCAGTAACTGCCTGAGCCCCACCGCTCAACAGGCTGGTTAAAGATGCCAGAGAAAAACCTTTGCTTTCACCGGCAGCGTAAGCAGTGGAGGCAAACAGAAAACTTAAAGCAATAACTTTAGAGAAATTCATTTTGTTACTCAATTTATTATCCTATCGATTGATAAATGATAGTCGATTTTTATAGGGAATTCAGTATTTGAACAAAACGTTCAACAGACCATTCTTTTATATCTGAGACTTGCCCATCACCGATTTCAATCAGCCTCAGTTCACCGGCATCATTAATTGCCATATCTATAGTAAAAAACGGGCTCTCAATGCGCTTAGCAATCTCAGTAACCAGCATTGGAATATGGTTATCAGAAGAGTAAACCTGCCCTTTTAAAACAAAGTATCGTCTCTCACTTTGCTGATCAAAATGCTCAAAATGTCGCAGACAAATACCACCTTCAATTTGGCCCCGATATTGTTTAAGAAGATTGATGACTTCCTGTATCTCTTTTGCATCATGGGCAACCGAGCCACGTGTGGTCGTTAGTGATTTTACATAATCTTTAACGAAATAGGCTGGCCACTGAAGTTGTTTTACCAGGGTGTCAAAATCTGCATCCGCACTGACAATCACCGTTTTAGGAGTGAAGCTTTGACATAGCGAATACCATCCAACTAAGTGATGGCAATTAAGATATGCATCTACAGATGTCAGTAAATGTACTCCCTGCTTATCAACTGCCTGATATAACTGTTGATACTCATCTTTATCCATCATCCATCCGCGCCAAATCACCGGGATATCGGCGTTAAACGTGGTTGAAAAACGATATTTCCCCAGTGCCGCCGCTTCTGAGGACAGCAATAAACAATGTATGCCGCTTTGTTGAGCCTGTTGGTACTCTTGAGCAAAGTTTTCATCCGGCATGGTTGCGTGCAGCAAGTCACTTGGATAAACAATCTGTATCGAATTCATCCTTTAATCCCGTATCCCAATTTGATCCTGATATGTGGTCAATGTAAGTGGAACAGTTAAAATCAACAAGCATAAGGCTGGAATTGCTCAATCTCCGGGTGTTTTGTCTCCTGTCACTTTCTTCTTATGTTGATTGAAACTGATTGCCGCCCGAATAAGTACCTTCAGCGCAGGTTGATTGATTTTATCGCCTTCAAAGAAATCAATGGCGCGCCATGTTTTACCGTCAAGAGCGGCGTTAAAAAGCTTATTGGGATCGTCAAGACGAGCTCCGTGAGAAAAGGTAATTTTCACCTTTTCTTTATGGACATTAGCGACCGCAATCATTCCATTACGACACCATACCGGGCTGCCTTTCCACTTCCATTCTTCGACGATTTGCGGATCGGCCTCAAGCATGCACTGCCGGATTTCAGCCAGCATTTTTCCTCGCCAGTCAGTAAGCCCGGCTATCAGCCGATCTATCTGTTGTGATGGGTTCATCAATAATCCCCATAAAAGTATCTGAGCGGATTAATTGAGTATACGCAGTGCATGATTTTTTGCGGGATTCTGACGGGATATTGCCTTTATCTTATTACCAACAAACTATTTTTAGTGACATTGTCACCTTAAAGATACAAAAGCCACTAAATAATAATTAATGGCTTTTGTTTATCGCTTAAGTTAGCTTTTTTAACCAATATACTTCCCGATTGCCGCTGGCAGATCGTTTAATGTTGGCATTTCTTCTATTGGCAAAGGCGCCTGTTCCGGGGCTTTCAGGCCAATTCGGTTATGCCAGAATGTTGGAATACCTACTTTTGCTGTTCCAATCAGATCGTAAGCGGAACCGGCCACAAAGATAGCCTCTTTTGCCGTAACACCTGCCAGATCCAGCGCTAACTGATAAGGCCTTGGGTCCGGCTTATAAAAACCAGCCCGATCGGAGGTAACTACAATATCAAAAGGAACCCCGACCTGTTCTGCCGCCATATGCCCTAAACGTTCAGAACAATTGGTGACTACACCCAACTGATAATCTTGTTTTAATAACCGAAGCACCGAAGCGGCCTCAGACCATGGTTGAAGGTTTTTCCAGTTTTCATCTAACTGCCGAGCCAGACTACGCTCTAACCCGGATGCTACCGCGGCCTCTTCGACCAATGTTTCATAAGGACGATAGGCACCACAGCCATAAGTGAGTTTTAAGTAAGTCATACGCCACTTTTTACCCAGCTCTTCTGAGCCAGCGGTTTCATTCCATACCTGCCAGGAATCAATTAATGCCGTTAACAGATCAAACAGAATAATTTTAGGTACATTTGGAGACGAAATTACTTGAGGCTGATTCATGACTTGCTCCTACAGGGGTAAGTAACAAAATGATGATCGGGTAGCATTAACGTAATGATGAGGCGCTCAATGCTGTCTAAACTTTCAGCGAGTATAGACAGCCAGCAATTAAGAGTAAATTAAGCATTAATAACTATGTTGTTAAGAAAAACTTAAACAGATAGTGAAGCTATTGTTGTGTTCCTGACAATTTTTGCCAGGGTGCCTCTGGTGTAAACTGCTGCTTTAACAACGTCATAAATGCATGAACTCTTTCAGGCATTCCTTTACGTCGATGGGTTAACGCAACCACTGGCGCTTCCGGTAATGCCCATTCAGGTAACAGTCGAATTAGCAGCGTTTGTGATAAGGCTTCTGCCACATCCCACTGGGAACGCATAATGATTCCCAATCCTTCCTTAGCCCATGAACAAACAACATCACCATCATTACTGCTTAATGAAGGCGCTATTCTGATCGTTTGCTTCTTGCCCTGCTGTTCAAAACTCCATAGTGTGGTGTCTTCGTTATTTTCCTGCAGCGCAATGCTTGGATAATTCAATAAATCCTGGGGTGATGAAGGAATACCATAACGCTCAACCAATACTGGTGCTGCGCAGATAAAACGCTGGTTTGGTGCAATGGTATGTACGATAAGATTGGAGTTATACAGCTCTCCAATGTGTAAAATCAGATCGAATCGCTCCTGTTCCTCGAGTAAAGGTTGTTCTGAAAGCTTTACTAACACCTCAACCTCAGGATACAGGCGATGATACTGAGCAATAATGTCAGTTAAATACTTTCGACCAAACCCAAACGGCGCATTGATTTTTAGTGAGCCAACCAGTTTACCGTGTTGCTGCATCACCTCTTCTAATAGCGCTTTATGTTGCTCCAGCAGCGCCTGCCCCTTTCGGCACAGTAATTCTCCCTCTTCGGTAAAATGGAGTCGTCTGGCCGTACGGTCGATAAGATGTATATCAAGGCGAGCCTCTAACTGTTGTAGCCGCTGGGTCACCGCTGAAGGCGTTACATTCAGGAACCTTGCTGCTCCCACCAGTGAACCATGCTGTTTTATCGCCAACAGAAATTGTAGATCGAGGGTATCTATCATCATCTAATTCACACTCAATTCAGGATAGCTAAATAATAGAGTTATAAATTGTTAATTTAAACTTAAATATCTAATGGCTATATTGGATTAGTCAATATGGAGGCCACTATGCCAATGAAACAAGCTCCGATTAATCAAGAAACACCTTATCTTCTGCTGGATATCAATAAGCTGGACGCTAACATTGCGAGAATGAAAGCACATCTGGCACCACTAAATATCACCTTGCGTCCTCATGTAAAAACCAATAAATCTGCTCAGGTTGCCGATCGCTTCTTTAATACGGCTGACAGACCAATTACTGTTTCAACGCTACATGAAGCTGACTTTTTTGCTCAACATGGTTTTACTGACATTTTATATGGAGTAGCCATTGCACCGAATAAATTTGAACATGTGAGAAAGTTAATCAGCGAAGGTATCGATCTTAAGCTGATTCTGGATAATGTTCAGACGGCTCAACTGTTGCTGGATTTTTCGTCGTTACATCATCTTTCCATTAAGGTATTACTGGAAATTGATAGCGATGGGCATCGCTCTGGTTTACCACCCTGTGATGCGGAAATTGAACAAATTGTCGGATTACTTCAGGGAAGTTTAGTCACTATATGTGGCGTAATGACCCATGCGGGTAACTCTTATAACAGCCGTTCCCTCAGTGAAATAGAGCAATATGCCAATCAGGAGCGGGATGCTGTAGTTTCCAGTGCAGAGATGCTGCGATCGTTAGGGGTTAATGTCACTATTGTCAGCGTTGGCTCAACGCCAACAGCGCTCTTTTGCAAGGATCTCACTGGGGTCACTGAAGTCCGGGCCGGAGTTTTTGCCTTTTTCGATTTAGTCATGGCTGGCTTAGGTGTTTGTAAACCGGATGATATTGCGCTATCGGTTGTCACAACGGTGATCGGACACCAGAAAGAAAAAGGCTGGGTCATTGTGGATGCTGGCTGGATGGCCCTTTCTCGGGATCGTGGAACCGCTAACCAAAAGGTTGATCAGGGCTATGGCATCGTATGTGATATGAACGGAAGACCCATTGGCGATCTGATTGTCAGCGCAGCTAATCAGGAACACGGTATTATTAGCTCCAGAAGCGGTAAGCATGTAGATGGGCTTCCGGTGGGAACGCAATTGCGCATTCTGCCTAATCATGCCTGTTCTACTGCTGCTCAATATAGCGGTTATTATCTGCTTAATTTGGATGGAAGTGCCGATACATACTGGCCGAGAATCAATGGCTGGCAGTAATCGTTTTTAATTAGCCGCTTAATCCCTGAATATCAGGAAAATTAAGCGGCTATTAAATCACTTAGCGCTTTTCACAAGGTTCTGGCGCATAACGAGAATCCTGAGGGAAAGCCTGCGGTTTGCAGTCTGGTAATTTTTCCGGCGCTATTTCAAATATTGCCACACCAATAATGCCGGTATTTTTCACATCGCCAGCAAGGGATTTAGCGGCATAGCTCTCTCCTGGTTTAGAGAAGCGGAATGCGGCTACCGCAGAGTCGCTCTTGCGGAATCCTTCAATTTGCAGTGATGAGCCCGGACGAAGCAGATAACCTGAACGTGACAGCGACCCGGCCTGACCTGAAATAACGTCTAATCCATCAATGGTGGCTACCACTTCATAAGTCGTGGTATTACTGCGGTTGCGGAAAGAGAGTTGATAGCGATCCCCTTCTTTAGCACTTAGCGCGTACTCGCCGTTACTACGCTGTTTGATGGTCATATTACGACCACTGTCATCCTGAATGTTCATTTTTATCGATGGTACTAAAGTCAGGTCAGTTCGATTTTGGCCAGTGACTTTCGAGCCATTATAATAAATTTCCACCACGCTCTCTGGCGTATTACGTAAGCGGGTAGCTTCAACGCTGACGACGCTTGAATTAACATTCTCACCCCATTTAGTACCCAGATTCTGAGATAATCTGGCTGATGGAGCACTGTCTTCCATGACCGGTGATTCAGAGGAAACTTGCTGCTGATTACTACATCCGGCAAGGATGATAATCAGACCAAAAATTAAGGCGATATTACGTTTGAAATTGATTTTCATGCTAGCTCCTGCCTGTGGCTTTCGTTCCTGTAAGATGACAAATCAAATTGAATATAACTGATGTGATAGCAACCAACTGATGATTGTTTAGCCATTATTCATTAATGCTATTTCTTTTTCCAGTTTGGCAGTGATGATAAACCACCATTAATTATTCAGGGTCAGTTAAATCATCTGCTTTACTAAGATCTTTCTCCCGTTTTTAACCGGCTTTATCCAGTAAAGTACTTATTCAAATTTCACTGATATACGGTGGTCTAATCACAACCCAAGAGGAAGCCCGATGAAATATAACCCGACAGTTTGGTTTGAAATTTATGTTTCAGATATGGAAAGAGCCGTTCGTTTTTACCAGTCACTGTTAAATATTGAATTAACAAAGCTGACTGATACCGACACTGAGTATTTTATGTTTCCTTATCAGGAAGGTATTGAAGGTTCTGGTGGAGCTCTGGTTAAAAGCCATGAAGGTGCTCCGGGAAGCGCAGGATCTCGCATTTATCTGGCTTGTTCCGACTGCGCTGTGCAAATTAGCAAAGTTGAAGCAATTGGCGGACGGGTTGTATCACCAAAACAATCTATCGGAGAGTTTGGCTTTTGTGCCACGATTGAAGACACTGAAGGGAATGTGATTGGTTTGCACAGTATGCAATAAATGATGTTTGAATAACAAAAAAGGAGGTATCCCTCCTTTTTTTCATACTGATTACTTATAAATAACAGCAACACCATTCAATTTATTATCGCCACCGGCGGAGATAATCTGATAGGCACTGGCACTCGCCTTATCAGCTTTTTGGGATAATTGTCTTTCCAATTGATCGAGCGTACTGGCACCAGACACCGAAACGCTGCCCACCTTATTTAAACCGTTACCAGAACTTACCTGATTTGCCGCAAATGCACTTACAGAGGAGGCTCCCGCCATTAATGCTGCTAATACTAATTTAGTCACTTTCATTTAATTACACCTCGTAAAATATTTGAGAAAAGTACTGCTTTCGGGATGTATTCTACGGTGTGATATCTGACCTGAGCATGACCGAAAAATGACAATTTTGTCATCTGACAAAAATATACATTTCTTTAGAAAAGATAGGGATAGATAAGTTATACCCCATCAATATAAATAACATTGATGGGGCCTGAAATTGACGAAATTTGTTAATTTCTACTCAAAGTGGAATATAAAAAATTCAATAACAACACGCATCCGGCAATATTACTGACGCAAACTAATAGCAATACGGTTAAATGCATTCATTAAACCAATTGCCAGGGTTAGATCAGATATTTCATTATCCGCGAAATGTTGTTGTAACCGCTGATAAAGCTCATCAGAGCTATTTTCAACTGAAATATGAGTCAATCCCTCGGCCCACTGCAGTGCAACCTTCTCTTTTTCACTGAAGGCTGACGATATTTGCCATCCAGCCAGAGTGTCGATTTTATCGTTAGAAACATTCAGTTTACGCAATTCATCGGTATGCATTTTTAAACAAAAAGCACAGCCATTAATTTGAGAAATACGTAAATCAAGTAAAGCAATCAGCTCAGGACCGACTGAACTGCCATGAAGCGCTTGTTTACAGGCAATGAGCCCCTGATAAGCCTGAGGGGAAAGTTTAGGATAAGAAAGACGTAGCTGAGACATGATGTTCTCCAGAGTGATATTTGATGACTAGTTTTGTATAAATATGCCCTACAATAAAGAGCCATAAATTGACTTTTTTTATAGGCCATATGAATCGTTTTTTAACTGACATCAACTTCTCTACTCAACTGCCTGTCTATCAGCAACTATGCTGGCATATAAAACAGGCTATTTTTGATGGTCAGCTAAAGTCCGGTCAGCGTATTCCATCTACCAGAAATCTGGCAAACCAACTGAATATCGCCAGAGGTACGGTAGAAAAAGCCTATGACATACTGACAGATGAAGGATTGCTGATAACTAATCAGCAGCGCGGTACTTTCGTCGCCAATATTCCATTAGCCATTCAGCCTGCACAAAACTTACAACATAATCATTTAAGTTCTGATTTGAAGGTCAGCGATCGACTGTTGCCTTTTCAATTGGGGGTACCTGCGGTAGATGCTTTTCCTTTAGCTAAATGGAACCGATTACTGGGCCATGTTAGTCGCACCATCAGAAACTCGCTGTTAGCCTATCCGGATCCGCAGGGTGAAATGCCACTACGTGAGGCTATCGCCAGCTATTTAAGAATCTCACGCGGTATTGATTGTCATCAGAATCAAATATTTATTACTGCGGGCTACAGTTCAGCTGTTCGCTTAATCACATCAATTATTCTGGCTGTCAGTGACAAAATAGCCCTTGAGAACCCCTGCTTTCCTCAATCCCGTATTCTTCTGTCAAATCTTGGCTATCAAACCATTCCTGTTGAAGTTGATAGTAATGGTCTTAACCCTGCGTTTCTTAACCCGGATACTGCTAAAGCCATTTTATTAACCCCGGCTCATCAAAGCCCGTTAGGCGTGACATTAACGCTGGAACGCCGACTTAAGTTAATCGACTGGGCAACACAAAATAACCATTGGCTGATTGAAGATGATTATGATGGCGAATACCGCTATATCGGCTACCCTTTACCTGCATTAAAAAGTCTGGATACTCAACAGCGGGTTTTTTATGTTGGTTCCTTCAGTAAAGTATTGTTTCCGGCCCTCAGACTGGCCTATTTCGTGGTTCCTGAATCACTTATTGAAGCCTTCAGCCAGTCTTTCAAATTCCAGCCCTGTTTATGCCCGGTATTAACTCAATTAACCGTGGCTAAATTTATGAGCGATGGACACTTTTTCCGCCATTTGAAAAAGATGCGACAGCTATATGCCAAACGACGAGAACTGTTAGCTTGTGCTCTGGAAAAAAACTGTCCATCGGTTTCTAAAATTGAATGTCATCAGGGTGGTATGAATATTATTGCTCACCTGCCATCTCATCTTAATGATAAGAAGATAGTGTCCAAAGCCAGACAGCACCAGTTAGCTATTGAAGCATTGAGTGATGGATATGCAACTGAAACAACGCCAGAGAAAAAACAAAATGGATTACTGTTAGGATTTACCAATATCGACAGCAGAGAAAACGCTGAACAGATTTGTTGTGCCTTACAGGAGGTAATAAATAGTGAATCGAAATCATGATAAAAGCCCACAAGGTGCCCGTTAACAGGACACCTTGATAACTTCCTTCAAGATCTTTTAGCTTGCATTCAATACAGGATAATCGGTATATCCTTGAGCACTACCGCCAAAAAAAGTATTACGATCGGCGTCATTCATCGGCGCATTTGCTTTTAGCCGCTCAACAAAATCGGGGTTGGCAAGCACCATCTGACCATAAGCTTCAAGTTCAGCCAGACCGGATTGCACATCACTACCGATTTTCTCCCGAGGCTGACCGGGACGATTAACAATCAGAGTTTGTGTCCAGCGTTCGCGCATCTCTTTTAGCAACGTTTCATTGCCTTGCTCCATAATGTGCAAATAAGCCAGCCCCAATTTATTCAACTCAGCAACCAGATAGCGGTAAAGAGCGGGCCCTTCGTCACCTTCATCAATACCCCACATGGTAATACCTGGAGATAACCGAATAGCCGTTCTGTCGGCACCAATTTATTCAGCTACCGCGGCAGCCACTTCTAACGCAAAGCGAGCCCGATTCTCTATTGAGCCGCCATATTCATCAGTACGGGTATTAGCACTGGGTGCTAAAAACTGTTGGATCAGATAGGCATTTGCACCATGAATCTCTACACCATCAGCGCCAGCTTCAATGGCACGACGCGCCGCAAAACGAAAATCAGCCACGGTCTGACGTACTTCTTCGGTACTCAATGCTCTGGGAACCGGAATATCCTGCATACCTTTAACGGTAAACATTGGCGTTGCCGGGGCAATAGCAGAAGGCGCAACCCCCTGACGATGATGAGGCGTATTATCAGGATGCGACATACGTCCGGCATGCATCAGTTGAATAAAGATATGCCCACCTTTGTTATGAATTGCAGTGGTTATTTTGCGCCAGCCAGCAACATGTGCATCGGTATAAATTCCCGGCGTCATCAGATAGCCTTGCCCGTCATCGGAAGGTTGAGTACCTTCTGCCACAATGAGACCAATAGTAGCGCGTTGTGCGTAGTATTCAGTAGCCAGCTCACCCGGAGTGCCGTCGTATTGTGCTCTGCTACGGGTCATTGGCGCCATAACCAGACGGTTTGATAAGGTATAACGACCAACCTGAACCGGAGTAAATAGCTTATTCATGATCAATTCCTTGTGTATTGTCGGTACCGGCAACAGTGCTTTTCTGTACCATCCGAAGATTAATTTGTGCTCGGGAGTATCATGGTTTAAAAACAAAATGGGATAAATAGGGTAAAATGGAAATCATTAATCCATTTATGGAGCAATTGGATGGAAATGCTAAATGATATGGCGCTGTTTGTTGAGGTGGTAAAAGCCATGAGCTTTCGCAGAGCTTCGGAAGCCACTGGCGTACCCAATTCAACGCTTTCACGGCGCATCAGTGCATTAGAAAAAGCAATTGGCTTGAGATTGCTACACCGCACTACCCGCAAAATTGAACTAACAGAAGCAGGTCAAATCTATTATGACCGCTGTCGACGAATTGTAGAAGAAGCCCGACTGGCGCATGAAGCGTTAGGCGATATTCTGGCACAGCCGAGTGGCCTGTTGCGCGCCTCTTTACCGGTAGACTTTGCCATTAACTATATGGTGCCGCTGCTGATTGAATTTGCCGAACAATATCCAGATATCCGGTTTGAATTTGACTTAACGCCCCGCAGAGTTGATCTGGTAACCGAACCTTTTGATGTTGCTATTCGTATTGGAGAACAGAAAGATTCAAACCTGATTGCCCGGCTGCTGGCCAATCTTCCGGCTCATCTTTATGCTTCACCTAAATATCTTGAAAAGCATGGTGAACCTTCTCACCCTCAGGAACTTATCCAGCATCAATGTTTAGGTTTTCCCCGAAATGGTGTCTGGACGCTGCATAATTTCGACGCAGAAGACAAAGTTGAAATTAATGTGAGTGGCCGATTTATGTTGAATAACGTGGGTATGATTAAACGCCTTGCCGCTTTCGATCAAGGAATTGTACTGTTACCACAGGAAGTGGTTACTGAAGATCTGGCTGAGGGGCTCCTGCATCGAATATTACCACAGTGGCAGGGAGTACCGGTTCCAGTCTATGCCCTGACAGAAACCCGGTTATTACCGGCAAAAACCCAACGTTTTATTGAGTTTTTGCGGGATAGGATGAGATAACTAATTAGCGATACAGCGTGCAAAACAGAGGATTTTATAAAACTACCGTCTTGATGGATAAGCATTAATCCATTGTCTGAATGAGCTCAAAATATGGTTAAAATCCTCTTTTTGTAAAGCAAAAACCAGACGCCAGTCCTTCTCTTCTCCGAATTCATTCTTCAGTGGAAAATGCGGTTTTAATTCACAGTTGAGGATAAACGCTACTCTGACAACATCATTCTGGTAAGAAAGAAAAGCCAGCTCCAGACAAGGTTCAGTAAAGGATAAATTCGCATATTCAGGTAATCGGTTTTCTGCCAGCGCACTAAACCAATGATAAAGACGATTAAGGTCACCCGTTTCCAGCGCAGGATCGACTTTATCAAAATGCTCAGATCCTTGTTTAACAGACAGGTTTAATAAGCACCAATTATCTGATTGATCGGGAAACTGATAACCAACAATATCAAGGTCTAATGTGGTGGAACCATCAATGCTTGTTAGTGAAATCAATTAATTATCTCCATCTGATATAAAAGTCACTGCATAAGCGGTAATCTTGCCAACATCTGTTTTAATGCAATGGCATCCCACGGTGTATGCTCAGCGATAGTAATACCTACCACATCCGATATGTTAGCTATATCTTCCAGCATACTCACCAAGGTTTCTATGCGTAATTTTCCATGAGGAATTCCGGGAAGCGCCGTTTCTCCTTCAGCAACCGGACGGGCAAAAAGCAGCGATCTAAACCAATGAGGATCGAGCGCATCTAAGTCTAAATGAACAACCAAGTGTTTAGCGCCGGTATTTTTAAACCAGTTAAGCAAACCATCGGTGCTGTGGGCTAACTCTTCTGCCGATATTGAAGGCAAATGCAAACGTTTCATCACTTCAATTTCATAAGGTTCGCCACCAGAAAAACCGGCATACAGTACCCGGTTAGCGTGGAATGGCAATACTACTTGTTTTACAAAATCAGGATCGCCTTCTCCTAATAAATTACCTA from Limnobaculum xujianqingii encodes:
- a CDS encoding ATP-grasp domain-containing protein, which gives rise to MNSIQIVYPSDLLHATMPDENFAQEYQQAQQSGIHCLLLSSEAAALGKYRFSTTFNADIPVIWRGWMMDKDEYQQLYQAVDKQGVHLLTSVDAYLNCHHLVGWYSLCQSFTPKTVIVSADADFDTLVKQLQWPAYFVKDYVKSLTTTRGSVAHDAKEIQEVINLLKQYRGQIEGGICLRHFEHFDQQSERRYFVLKGQVYSSDNHIPMLVTEIAKRIESPFFTIDMAINDAGELRLIEIGDGQVSDIKEWSVERFVQILNSL
- a CDS encoding oxidoreductase, encoding MNKLFTPVQVGRYTLSNRLVMAPMTRSRAQYDGTPGELATEYYAQRATIGLIVAEGTQPSDDGQGYLMTPGIYTDAHVAGWRKITTAIHNKGGHIFIQLMHAGRMSHPDNTPHHRQGVAPSAIAPATPMFTVKGMQDIPVPRALSTEEVRQTVADFRFAARRAIEAGADGVEIHGANAYLIQQFLAPSANTRTDEYGGSIENRARFALEVAAAVAE
- a CDS encoding DUF1801 domain-containing protein is translated as MNPSQQIDRLIAGLTDWRGKMLAEIRQCMLEADPQIVEEWKWKGSPVWCRNGMIAVANVHKEKVKITFSHGARLDDPNKLFNAALDGKTWRAIDFFEGDKINQPALKVLIRAAISFNQHKKKVTGDKTPGD
- a CDS encoding carboxymuconolactone decarboxylase family protein encodes the protein MSQLRLSYPKLSPQAYQGLIACKQALHGSSVGPELIALLDLRISQINGCAFCLKMHTDELRKLNVSNDKIDTLAGWQISSAFSEKEKVALQWAEGLTHISVENSSDELYQRLQQHFADNEISDLTLAIGLMNAFNRIAISLRQ
- a CDS encoding HAD-IA family hydrolase, which produces MNQPQVISSPNVPKIILFDLLTALIDSWQVWNETAGSEELGKKWRMTYLKLTYGCGAYRPYETLVEEAAVASGLERSLARQLDENWKNLQPWSEAASVLRLLKQDYQLGVVTNCSERLGHMAAEQVGVPFDIVVTSDRAGFYKPDPRPYQLALDLAGVTAKEAIFVAGSAYDLIGTAKVGIPTFWHNRIGLKAPEQAPLPIEEMPTLNDLPAAIGKYIG
- a CDS encoding LysR family transcriptional regulator yields the protein MMIDTLDLQFLLAIKQHGSLVGAARFLNVTPSAVTQRLQQLEARLDIHLIDRTARRLHFTEEGELLCRKGQALLEQHKALLEEVMQQHGKLVGSLKINAPFGFGRKYLTDIIAQYHRLYPEVEVLVKLSEQPLLEEQERFDLILHIGELYNSNLIVHTIAPNQRFICAAPVLVERYGIPSSPQDLLNYPSIALQENNEDTTLWSFEQQGKKQTIRIAPSLSSNDGDVVCSWAKEGLGIIMRSQWDVAEALSQTLLIRLLPEWALPEAPVVALTHRRKGMPERVHAFMTLLKQQFTPEAPWQKLSGTQQ
- a CDS encoding alanine racemase; its protein translation is MPMKQAPINQETPYLLLDINKLDANIARMKAHLAPLNITLRPHVKTNKSAQVADRFFNTADRPITVSTLHEADFFAQHGFTDILYGVAIAPNKFEHVRKLISEGIDLKLILDNVQTAQLLLDFSSLHHLSIKVLLEIDSDGHRSGLPPCDAEIEQIVGLLQGSLVTICGVMTHAGNSYNSRSLSEIEQYANQERDAVVSSAEMLRSLGVNVTIVSVGSTPTALFCKDLTGVTEVRAGVFAFFDLVMAGLGVCKPDDIALSVVTTVIGHQKEKGWVIVDAGWMALSRDRGTANQKVDQGYGIVCDMNGRPIGDLIVSAANQEHGIISSRSGKHVDGLPVGTQLRILPNHACSTAAQYSGYYLLNLDGSADTYWPRINGWQ
- a CDS encoding YdgH/BhsA/McbA-like domain containing protein encodes the protein MKVTKLVLAALMAGASSVSAFAANQVSSGNGLNKVGSVSVSGASTLDQLERQLSQKADKASASAYQIISAGGDNKLNGVAVIYK
- a CDS encoding beta/alpha barrel domain-containing protein, giving the protein MWGIDEGDEGPALYRYLVAELNKLGLAYLHIMEQGNETLLKEMRERWTQTLIVNRPGQPREKIGSDVQSGLAELEAYGQMVLANPDFVERLKANAPMNDADRNTFFGGSAQGYTDYPVLNAS
- a CDS encoding VOC family protein; translated protein: MKYNPTVWFEIYVSDMERAVRFYQSLLNIELTKLTDTDTEYFMFPYQEGIEGSGGALVKSHEGAPGSAGSRIYLACSDCAVQISKVEAIGGRVVSPKQSIGEFGFCATIEDTEGNVIGLHSMQ
- the pdxR gene encoding MocR-like pyridoxine biosynthesis transcription factor PdxR; the protein is MNRFLTDINFSTQLPVYQQLCWHIKQAIFDGQLKSGQRIPSTRNLANQLNIARGTVEKAYDILTDEGLLITNQQRGTFVANIPLAIQPAQNLQHNHLSSDLKVSDRLLPFQLGVPAVDAFPLAKWNRLLGHVSRTIRNSLLAYPDPQGEMPLREAIASYLRISRGIDCHQNQIFITAGYSSAVRLITSIILAVSDKIALENPCFPQSRILLSNLGYQTIPVEVDSNGLNPAFLNPDTAKAILLTPAHQSPLGVTLTLERRLKLIDWATQNNHWLIEDDYDGEYRYIGYPLPALKSLDTQQRVFYVGSFSKVLFPALRLAYFVVPESLIEAFSQSFKFQPCLCPVLTQLTVAKFMSDGHFFRHLKKMRQLYAKRRELLACALEKNCPSVSKIECHQGGMNIIAHLPSHLNDKKIVSKARQHQLAIEALSDGYATETTPEKKQNGLLLGFTNIDSRENAEQICCALQEVINSESKS